One Mya arenaria isolate MELC-2E11 chromosome 7, ASM2691426v1 genomic window carries:
- the LOC128241912 gene encoding cerebellin-3-like: protein MLMYLLLFFGAYAVATDTSSLDSLENRMAMLEKQGTEQKALIEVQTLAMERQDARIRSLEADVKRLQTFAGEKQAELETSQRSKRFVVDNMETAAFHAVITGGQVSHNHISQGLVFPSVTLNAGGGYDATTGVFTCPMNGIYVFSTSIMAISSAQPSANVNVHVDIMKNGVEIGAAFASGSSGAMEQGSVSVAVNLVTGDRVHVAFQRHEDVHIWGDRLTSFMGALVTPL from the exons ATGTTGATGTACCTACTTCTGTTTTTTGGAGCGTACGCGGTCGCCACGGATACCAGTTCCTTGGATTCCCTGGAGAACAGAATGGCGATGCTGGAGAAACAAG GAACTGAACAGAAAGCGTTGATAGAAGTCCAGACTCTTGCGATGGAGCGACAGGACGCACGTATCCGGTCGCTGGAGGCAGACGTCAAGAGGCTTCAAACGTTTGCTGGCGAAAAGCAAGCAGAATTGGAAACGa GTCAGAGGTCGAAGCGGTTTGTAGTTGACAACATGGAAACGGCTGCTTTCCACGCGGTGATTACGGGTGGGCAGGTGAGCCATAACCATATCAGTCAAGGCCTTGTATTTCCATCAGTCACCCTGAACGCTGGAGGCGGCTATGACGCGACCACGGGGGTGTTTACGTGCCCAATGAACGGTATCTATGTCTTCTCAACATCAATTATGGCCATTTCAAGCGCGCAGCCTTCGGCGAATGTAAACGTCCACGTCGATATTATGAAAAACGGAGTGGAGATCGGGGCTGCGTTTGCGAGTGGGTCATCGGGTGCTATGGAGCAGGGATCCGTCAGCGTCGCCGTCAATCTCGTGACTGGGGACCGAGTACACGTGGCGTTTCAGCGACATGAAGACGTTCACATCTGGGGCGACAGACTCACAAGTTTCATGGGTGCTCTTGTAACGCCGTTATAA